The DNA region ccttcagaggattccttgtccgccaacgataaagcctttcttaatctccttgccccacttcccatccttgactgcacaacagtccttgagggcgctgacctctcaagaactcccaaatacttaggttgcccatagctcacttttattattgacatttcctttctcgactcctatgttatcactgatcgtttttttttattgttacagaagatatgaatttcacgaacgccgagctcctgaaggcccgcgagaggagaatggctcgcttttccccaaaattcaacactgagggcgacgcgaaaaaacggggcggtgctgagaaccaagccgagagcaccaaagctcccaagaggagaagattgaccaaagcctcctccaacgccggcacatccaaccctggcgctcagcccaccactgctgctgcgcctaaaggcaaaaatgtcgctgaagtctctgtcgccgcagctaccgagccaaccgccgtaccggcttcttctcctgcctccgccggtgcgaccgctgcttctgccgctgagtcctctattggcgccacagtcgcctccgccggcgttaacgccacaaaagctgctgcatcttccgacactcctattggagataaggaaaaagaaaatgaaaccccaaagtctcctcctcgccaagatgcgcctcctagcccgccctcaacacatgatgcgggctccatgccttccccgcctcatcaaggggaaaaatcctgtcccgccgctgccactacctctgaagcagctcaaattgaacaagcccctgctcctgaggtcggttcttcaagctactataatatgctccccaacgccattgaaccctcagaattcttacttgctggtctcaatcgtgacgttatagaaaaagaagttttgagtcagggcctgaatgtcaccaaggaggagactcttgcttgcctcctacgcgctgggtgcatctttgctcacacgtttgagaagttcaatgccgccaacgttgaagctgagcggttgaaggccgaaagtgctaagcatcaagaagccgccgctgcttgggaaaaacgtttcgacaaactggcgacgcaggcaggaaaagacaaagtctatgccgacaagatgattggcacggcggggattaaaatcggcgagctggaggatcagctggcgctgatgaaggaagaagcagatgagcttgatgcaagccttcaagcttgcaagaaggaaaaagagcaagctgagaaggacttgatcgcccgaggcgaggcgctgattgctaaggagtcagagcttgccatactgtgcgctgagctggagttagtgaaaaaggcgttggcagagcaagagaaaaagtctgcggagtccttggccttggcgaaatctgacatggaggcggtgatgcaggctacgtccgaggagatcaagaaagcgaccgaaactcatgccgaggccctcgccacgaaagatgctgaaattgcttcccaactagcaaagatcaaaagtctagaggacgagctggcgacggagaaggccagagccattgaggcgagggaacaagccgctgacattgcccttgacaaccgcgagcgcggtttctacctcgccaaagaccaggcccaacatttgtacccgaactttgactttagcgccatgggagtaatgaaagagataaccgccgcaggactggttggtcccgacgatcctcccctgattgaccaaaacctctggacagcgactgaagaagaagaggaagaagaagaacaggagaaagaaaataatgaataatgtaatttttaacattacttttatcttttactgtcaccttgtagtgtatttttccgccattcgtctatgtttaagcaacctttcgccatagctttctatatcgccgttggatatgtTGTAAGTCATAATGGAATGCTTTCGCCGTACACTACTCGCCTCGCCTTCCCCCCTATTCATTcaccgaccttatatcttgcgctatttttcacgcgtcatatgattgaattacgcctaacgatttcgtgcgttaattttaactaggacttgttgcttggtattccaccaccaagactttagacgttttttccctaataggaagaaacggcctccattctcgaggacttcgcccggggctttgcccgctcggggcttacaatgctcggatcccaatggccatttgggggtcccaagacttttgcctagttaacggcgctcgtcgtattctggcgaggcttacccagcacatcgtttacgggaccggcgatcacgtcagactttccggagggtgattcccaggcgtcaaaggccatttgtggaatcgccacaaccttcagggttccagcaagcccctttggggatcaagcttgtcccacttagtgatcgccgtaattctttatgtcgatcggcaattccgatcgtcagggaatccctggaatttttttggacacgaatttcgtgaattttcgtcttattttattgatttgtcgttgcagtacattggacaatttgaaaacacttcggaaaatcttaaagatatctggctccggcgattccgacttgttcactttctcgcctgcaatcaactataaaagtagcgcaagctcaaaccattgaacgatcgaggtaaccgcctcccatcaagctcttctaagtgataggccccattaccaagaactttaataatgcggtagggcccttcccagttgggagtaagcttgttccccggggctcccgatcgccacttgaggaccaggtcgccaacctgcatatctcggacgcgaaccctgctgttgaactttgccgccacgcgctgcttcatcgctgtttcacgaatgtgcgcctcgtcgcgcgtttccgacaaaaggtccagctccaccgccatgttggcctcattttcctcttcaaaacctggtcgagtccgccatgtaaagttgtcaatctccaccggcaacatggcatctaccccataggtcattctaaagggggtttcccttgtagtagattgctcagtggtgttgtacgaccacagcaccgccggaagttcatccaaccaagctcccttagcctccgcgagccgtcgtcttagtcctcgtaggattaccctgtttgcagattccacctgcccgttcgtctgcggatgctcaacagaggcgaacctcatctgtatgcccatttccttgcagaactcccttgtttgactgcttgaaaactgggtcccattgtcagatacgatcgcccttgggatcccgaacctgcaaacaatacgcttccagtagaaattgactatctttgtagaagtaatcttggccaagggttcagcctcaatccacttagtgaagtagtccaccgccaccaatataaacttcatttgtgccctggcggtcgggaaaggtccaactaagtccacaccccacatggcgaaaggccacggggcgctcatcgttaccaactcctttggcggtgccttagacaaatccgcgaacacttgacactCCTTGCACTCCAGTGCAACCCAAGCCTCCAAATCCTTgcacactcgtcttccccaaatattgtgtctagatcaatgtatccccgcaccattacttgctcccccgcgaaacctaccaaggttcccgcgtatggagttagatcattgtcagttagtcccaacttgtcaaatgcatcaccatagataatatcagccgaactaccctgatccaggagtacccttctaacgttgaaactgttcatccttaactgcaccacaatcgggtcgtccttatgaggctttatcccctcaaagtccgccatcgagattgttatgtcagggtgtacgaatccaaaagcgacctcatgaacggaattaacggcacgaacatggcgcttacgcgccgcgtgagtgtcaccaccgccgccaaatcccccggcgatggtgttgatggttcCGACGGGCGGTCcagagtgttgagcgaacgtgtcatcagccccttttgtggcaatagccgctgattcttgctttttcttacccttagtgtccgctcgctcctcctcccgcttgtgcgctttgttttgatcgccactattgcgccactggccttgacgatttccttgatatcccgcccgaatcaacttatcaatttcccgctgcaaagtccgacagtcatccgtatcatgcccggcggaccggtggaactcgcaccacttcttgggattggcgccccgtggctgatactttggggcctccggctcatccactagattggcgtcgcttgcccctcggagcatatccgatgcatctgtgttcatcaccatatcagtttcctcccgctggcgatgagacctagattgccaaggccgacgttgttcataatcatcgcgccgtggatacaactgttccttggtcggtttgaataccgacttccccttacctgGCCTCTGCTGTTTGCCGTCCCCCTTATCctcgccgctcctatcttttttcacgcgcttgggcgacgtgtcgcccttttccaacttcgcgcgctttcttttgaaagcgtcgtcctcctcgtccagaatataagtgctggcacgagcacgcatctctcccatcgagcgcgccggcttacgtgtcaatttgctgttcaaccctcccggcagcaaaccgtttttaaatgctaaagcacaagctcgaggctcctcgtcttctacctttaccgacgccgcgctataccttgccatgtactctttcagtgactccccttcctgctggcgaatattgtataggtcattgatcgtcaccggctgattcttatttgccgagaattgcactagaaacttggatgagaagtctctgaaatttgaaatcgatccacgcggcaaagttgtgaaccacgccatcgccgtcgatttgaacgtcgatggaaacatcctgcacttcaccgcatctgacgccgcaattatcacc from Lotus japonicus ecotype B-129 chromosome 2, LjGifu_v1.2 includes:
- the LOC130738465 gene encoding uncharacterized protein LOC130738465 isoform X1, whose protein sequence is MVAIKGVKARQIFDSRGNPTVEVDVILSDGTLARAAVPSGASTEDMNFTNAELLKARERRMARFSPKFNTEGDAKKRGGAENQAESTKAPKRRRLTKASSNAGTSNPGAQPTTAAAPKGKNVAEVSVAAATEPTAVPASSPASAGATAASAAESSIGATVASAGVNATKAAASSDTPIGDKEKENETPKSPPRQDAPPSPPSTHDAGSMPSPPHQGEKSCPAAATTSEAAQIEQAPAPEVGSSSYYNMLPNAIEPSEFLLAGLNRDVIEKEVLSQGLNVTKEETLACLLRAGCIFAHTFEKFNAANVEAERLKAESAKHQEAAAAWEKRFDKLATQAGKDKVYADKMIGTAGIKIGELEDQLALMKEEADELDASLQACKKEKEQAEKDLIARGEALIAKESELAILCAELELVKKALAEQEKKSAESLALAKSDMEAVMQATSEEIKKATETHAEALATKDAEIASQLAKIKSLEDELATEKARAIEAREQAADIALDNRERGFYLAKDQAQHLYPNFDFSAMGVMKEITAAGLVGPDDPPLIDQNLWTATEEEEEEEEQEKENNE